The following coding sequences are from one Lemur catta isolate mLemCat1 chromosome 16, mLemCat1.pri, whole genome shotgun sequence window:
- the SERPINB3 gene encoding serpin B3 has protein sequence MKSLSEANTQFALDMFRQFGKSKEDNIFYSPLSITSAFAMLLLGCRENTALQIEKVLHFNEVTENTKERTAACHDEKPGNVHHQFQKLLTELNKPTDAYELKIVNRLYGEKTFKFLQEYLANTKEFYLASAESVDFKNAAEESEKKINSWVETQTNGKIKDLFPNKTLDNTTVLVLVNAVYFKGQWEKKFNKEDTKEGEFWLNKDTSKSVQMMSQRKSFNFALLEDVQARVLEIPYKGKDLSMIVLLPNEIDGLQKLEDKLTAEKLIEWTSSQNMSKRDVDLYLPRFKVEKTYDLKDVLMAIGVVDVFSPQDADLSGMTGSGDLAVTKALHKSFVEVTEEGAEASTATGIAMNLTSPPYSIHEEFHCNHPFLFFIKQNKTNSILFFARVSSP, from the exons ATGAAGTCACTCAGTGAAGCAAACACCCAGTTTGCCTTAGATATGTTCCGACAGTTTGGAAAATCAAAGGAGGATAACATCTTCTATTCCCCTTTAAGCATCACATCAGCATTTGCGATGCTGCTATTAGGGTGCAGAGAAAACACTGCACTACAAATTGAGAAG GTGCTTCACTTTAATGAAGtcacagaaaacacaaaagaaagaactGCAGCATGTCAT GATGAAAAGCCAGGAAATGTGCATCACCAATTTCAAAAGCTTCTGACTGAATTAAACAAACCCACAGATGCATATGAGCTGAAGATTGTCAACAGGCTCTATGGAGAAAAGACTTTTAAATTCCTTCAG GAATATTTAGCTAATACTAAGGAATTTTACCTGGCCAGTGCAGAATCTGTCGATTTTAAAAATGCTgcagaagaaagtgaaaagaagatTAACTCCTGGGTGGAAACTCAAACAAATG GAAAAATCAAAGACCTATTTCCTAACAAGACTCTTGACAACACCACTGTACTGGTTCTTGTGAACGCAGTCTATTTCAAAGGGCAGTGGgagaagaaatttaataaagaagaTACTAAAGAGGGAGAATTTTGGCTGAACAAg GACACAAGCAAATCTGTACAGATGATGAGTCAAAGAAAATCCTTTAATTTTGCCTTGCTGGAGGATGTGCAGGCCAGAGTTCTGGAAATACCATACAAAGGCAAAGACCTAAGCATGATCGTGCTGCTGCCGAATGAAATAGATGGTCTGCAGAAG ctTGAAGACAAACTCACTGCTGAGAAATTGATAGAATGGACAAGCTCACAGAATATGAGCAAGAGAGATGTGGATTTATACTTACCTCGGTTCAAAGTGGAAAAGACCTATGACCTCAAGGACGTGTTGATGGCCATTGGGGTGGTGGACGTTTTCTCTCCACAGGATGCTGACCTCTCAGGCATGACTGGGAGCGGGGATCTTGCAGTGACTAAAGCCCTACACAAGTCATTTGTAGAGGTcacagaggagggagcagaggcTTCTACTGCCACTGGCATAGCTATGAATCTAACATCTCCTCCTTATTCAATTCATGAAGAGTTCCATTGTAATCACCCTTTCCTATTCTTCATCAAGCAAAATAAGACCAACAGCATCCTCTTCTTTGCCAGAGTCTCTTCCCCTTAG
- the SERPINB11 gene encoding serpin B11, whose translation MGSLSTANVEFCLDVFKEMNNNNVGDNIFFSPLSLLYALSMILLGARGNSADQVQKVLHFNHIVESLKPEFKYSLQCSQAGRIHSELSTLFSQINQPDSNYILSIANRLYGKKTMAFHEQYLSCSEKLYQARLQTVDFEQSTEETRKTINAWVESKTNGKVKDLFGKDTIDPSSVMVLVNAIYFKGQWQNKFQERDTVKTPFQLSEGKSVIVEMMYQAGTFKLAFIKEPKMQVLELPYVNNKLSMIILLPEGTTNLEQVEKQLNVRTFHQWTSSSNMIEREVEVHLPRFKLEIKYELNSLLKSLGMTDIFNKVKADLSGMSPAKGLYLSKVIHKSYLDVSEEGTEAAAAAGDSITVKRLPIRARFMADRPFLFFIRHIHSSMILFCGKLASP comes from the exons ATGGGTTCCCTCAGCACAGCAAATGTTGAATTTTGCCTTGATGTGTTCAAAGAGATGAACAATAACAATGTAGGAGATAACATCTTCTTCTCTCCGCTGAGTCTGCTTTATGCTCTAAGTATGATCCTCCTTGGTGCCAGAGGAAACAGTGCAGACCAAGTGCAAAAG GTGCTTCACTTTAATCATATTGTAGAATCGTTAAAACCAGAATTCAAGTACTCACTTCAG TGCAGCCAAGCTGGAAGGATTCATTCAGAGCTTAGTACCCTATTCTCTCAAATCAACCAGCCAGACTCTAACTATATCCTCAGCATTGCCAACAGACTCTATGGGAAAAAGACAATGGCATTCCACGAG caATATTTAAGCTGTTCTGAGAAACTGTATCAAGCCAGGTTGCAAACTGTTGATTTTGAACAGTCAACAGAGGAAACAAGGAAAACTATTAATGCTTGGGTTGAAAGTAAAACTAATG ggAAAGTCAAAGATCTCTTTGGAAAGGACACAATCGACCCTTCCTCTGTAATGGTCCTGGTGAATGCCATATATTTCAAGGGGCAATGgcaaaataaatttcaggaaaGAGATACAGTTAAAACCCCTTTTCAGCTAAGTGAG ggTAAAAGTGTAATTGTGGAAATGATGTATCAAGCTGGAACATTTAAACTGGCCTTCATAAAGGAGCCAAAGATGCAAGTTCTGGAGCTGCCCTATGTTAACAACAAGCTAAGTATGATTATCCTGCTTCCAGAAGGCACAACTAATCTAGAACAG GTAGAAAAGCAGCTGAATGTGAGAACGTTTCACCAGTGGACCAGCTCTTCCAACATGATAGAAAGAGAAGTTGAAGTGCATCTCCCCCGATTCAAACTTGAAATCAAGTATGAGCTAAATTCCCTGTTAAAATCCTTAGGGATGACAGATATCTTCAACAAGGTCAAAGCTGATCTTTCTGGAATGTCACCAGCCAAGGGCCTGTATTTATCCAAGGTCATCCACAAGTCATACTTGGATGTCAGTGAAGAGGGCACCGAGGCAGCGGCCGCCGCTGGGGACAGCATCACCGTAAAAAGACTCCCCATCCGGGCTCGGTTCATGGCCGATCGCCCCTTCCTGTTCTTTATAAGGCACATTCACAGCAGCATGATTCTCTTCTGCGGCAAGCTGGCCTCTCCATAA